From a region of the Gammaproteobacteria bacterium genome:
- the modC gene encoding molybdenum ABC transporter ATP-binding protein, with amino-acid sequence MLEIDVECRLGRFELAAKFTSDAPVTALFGRSGAGKTSLVNMIGGLLRPARGRIVIDGQVLFDSRRRVHVPAHKRGVGYIFQESRLFPHLTVRQNLLYGRWFTKPAARYIEPEQVIALLDIAPLLERLPGLLSGGEKQRVAIGRALLASPKLLLMDEPLASLDAVRKSDILRYIERLNESMRVPIVYVSHSIEEVTRLAHCLVVMSDGRVAASGSLPDVTSRLDLLPLTGRYAAGAIIEARVLSHDEAFELTRLGFGGGELTTPRVAMPPGARVRVHVRARDVAISLHRPKDLSIQNVFPARVAEISPESGPFAELRLDAGGAPLLARITRRAAHELKLAPGAAVFALVKAVSLDRHSLGLASTPAMHRSRSPR; translated from the coding sequence ATGCTTGAGATCGACGTCGAGTGCCGGCTCGGGCGTTTCGAGCTGGCCGCGAAGTTTACCAGCGACGCGCCGGTCACCGCGCTGTTCGGCCGCTCGGGCGCGGGCAAGACCTCGCTGGTCAACATGATAGGCGGCCTCTTGAGACCAGCGCGCGGGCGCATCGTCATCGACGGGCAGGTGCTGTTCGACAGCAGAAGGCGTGTGCACGTGCCGGCGCATAAACGCGGCGTCGGCTATATATTTCAGGAATCGCGCCTGTTCCCGCATCTCACCGTACGCCAGAATCTGCTGTACGGGCGCTGGTTTACCAAGCCCGCGGCCCGCTATATCGAGCCTGAACAGGTCATCGCGCTGCTGGACATCGCACCGCTGCTGGAGCGCCTGCCGGGACTGCTGTCGGGGGGCGAAAAGCAGCGGGTGGCGATCGGCCGCGCGTTGCTGGCGAGCCCGAAGCTGCTGCTGATGGACGAGCCGCTGGCCTCGCTCGACGCGGTGCGCAAGAGCGATATTCTGCGCTACATCGAACGCCTGAACGAAAGCATGCGAGTGCCAATCGTGTACGTGAGCCACTCGATCGAGGAGGTCACACGGCTGGCGCATTGTCTGGTGGTCATGTCAGACGGCCGAGTTGCGGCCTCGGGTTCATTGCCCGACGTCACCAGCCGGCTCGATCTGCTACCGTTGACCGGCCGCTATGCGGCGGGCGCGATCATCGAGGCGCGGGTGCTATCGCACGACGAAGCCTTCGAGTTAACGCGCCTGGGCTTCGGCGGCGGCGAGCTGACGACGCCGCGGGTGGCGATGCCGCCCGGCGCCAGGGTGCGGGTGCACGTGCGCGCACGCGATGTGGCCATCAGCCTGCATCGGCCGAAAGACCTGAGCATTCAGAACGTGTTCCCCGCGCGCGTTGCCGAGATCAGTCCCGAGTCAGGACCGTTCGCCGAACTCCGGCTCGATGCCGGCGGCGCGCCTCTGCTGGCGCGCATCACGCGCCGCGCCGCGCACGAACTCAAGCTCGCACCGGGGGCGGCGGTGTTCGCCCTGGTCAAGGCCGTCTCTCTGGACCGGCACAGCCTGGGGCTGGCGTCGACGCCGGCTATGCATCGATCCCGATCGCCGCGCTGA